In Desulfuromonadaceae bacterium, a single window of DNA contains:
- the pssA gene encoding CDP-diacylglycerol--serine O-phosphatidyltransferase: MSKDRLQGRHENLRKGVYILPNLFTTGGLFSGFYGIVATMNGDYHIAAWFVLIAAIFDTIDGKVARLTGTTSNFGVEYDSLADLVAFGVAPGLLMYSWALKPFGKLGWLAAFLYVVCGALRLARFNVQVNTVESKRFVGLPIPAAASMVAACVLLFYHLGGSGPLLKKVSVLLLIYILAALMVSNFSYYSFKDPELFRRQPFGILVGAIMLLIVIVAEPQIMFFSIFLAYTFSGPVGYLLGKLRRKNKDPEKDPPVTTEELPPDQNNV; the protein is encoded by the coding sequence ATGAGTAAAGATCGGTTGCAAGGTCGGCACGAAAATCTGCGTAAGGGTGTCTACATCCTGCCAAACCTCTTTACCACCGGGGGGCTTTTTTCCGGTTTCTACGGGATTGTCGCCACGATGAACGGCGATTATCATATCGCCGCATGGTTTGTGCTGATTGCTGCAATTTTTGACACCATTGACGGAAAAGTCGCCCGTCTGACCGGGACCACCAGCAATTTTGGCGTCGAGTATGATTCACTTGCCGATCTTGTTGCCTTCGGTGTTGCTCCTGGTCTTTTGATGTATTCCTGGGCCCTCAAGCCTTTCGGCAAGCTGGGCTGGCTGGCGGCATTTCTCTATGTTGTCTGCGGCGCATTGCGGCTGGCGCGGTTTAACGTGCAGGTCAATACTGTCGAATCGAAACGATTTGTCGGCCTGCCGATTCCCGCGGCGGCGAGCATGGTCGCCGCGTGTGTCCTGCTCTTTTACCATCTTGGTGGTTCCGGGCCGCTGCTTAAAAAAGTTTCGGTGCTCCTCCTTATCTATATTCTGGCTGCACTGATGGTGAGCAACTTCAGCTATTATTCCTTTAAAGACCCCGAACTGTTCAGACGGCAGCCTTTCGGTATTCTGGTCGGTGCGATCATGTTGCTTATCGTTATCGTTGCCGAGCCGCAGATCATGTTTTTCAGTATTTTTCTTGCTTATACTTTCTCCGGCCCGGTTGGTTATCTGCTCGGAAAGTTGC